A single genomic interval of Zingiber officinale cultivar Zhangliang chromosome 4A, Zo_v1.1, whole genome shotgun sequence harbors:
- the LOC121971723 gene encoding COP1-interacting protein 7-like, which yields MDSDTPLDCAVFELSPRRSRCELFVSGNGRTEKIASGFLKPFLTHLKVAEEQAACSDEMIKLEVDGSTSGHGWFNKGTLERFVRFVSTPEVLESAITCDAEISQLEGARRIYSQGIGNTLSCRPSEDVISSVEDADVTN from the exons ATGGACTCTGACACTCCTCTCGACTGTGCTGTATTTGAGCTATCGCCAAGGCGGTCAAG ATGCGAGCTGTTTGTATCTGGAAATGGGAGGACCGAGAAGATTGCCTCTGGTTTCTTAAAGCCATTTCTCACACATTTGAAGGTTGCAGAAGAGCAGGCTGCGTGTTCAGACGAGATGATAAAACTGGAAGTTGACGGATCAACGAGTGGCCACGGATGGTTTAATAAAGGAACTCTGGAAAG GTTTGTTCGGTTTGTCAGTACTCCTGAGGTGCTGGAGTCAGCCATCACCTGTGACGCAGAGATATCACAGTTGGAAGGCGCCAGACGAATATATTCACAG GGTATCGGAAATACACTTTCTTGTAGACCAA GTGAAGATGTTATCAGTTCTGTAGAAGATGCAGATGTAACAAA TTGA
- the LOC121971722 gene encoding uncharacterized protein LOC121971722, giving the protein MLNSGVATRRLLSALASRSRIAAAGPTSLRGLSSDVPPLPPPRPIPSEEQSRPQKETPEGVSPVEATRIANDDGEARRNGNRSRPTEGAAGKYEETQARVFIAALPHTARLGWTESALIAGARDVGVSPAIVGSIPRKDAALVELHSNRPSRAGKKCKAHQCVNYF; this is encoded by the exons ATGTTGAATTCAGGGGTGGCGACTCGCCGCCTCCTCTCTGCCCTCGCTTCCAGATCCCGCATCGCGGCCGCGGGACCGACATCCCTCCGAGGCCTTTCCAGCGACGTACCTCCGCTTCCCCCGCCTCGGCCGATCCCTTCCGAGGAACAGTCGCGGCCGCAGAAGGAGACCCCGGAAGGGGTGTCGCCGGTGGAGGCTACACGAATCGCGAACGATGACGGTGAGGCCCGGAGGAATGGGAACCGCTCTAGGCCAACTGAAGGTGCGGCAGGTAAGTACGAGGAAACGCAGGCTCGTGTGTTCATCGCAGCACTTCCTCACACG GCAAGGTTAGGGTGGACGGAGTCGGCTCTGATCGCTGGGGCAAGGGATGTGGGCGTATCCCCAGCTATCGTTGGCTCGATTCCTCGTAAGGATGCAGCACTTGTCGAG CTTCATTCAAATCGACCCTCAAGGGCTGGCAAAAAATGCAAAGCACATCAATGCGTTAACTACTTTTGA